A stretch of Pirellulales bacterium DNA encodes these proteins:
- a CDS encoding chloride channel protein, translated as MDHDDTNQRPPSALRWMPELWEFGRRRVRSQGRLMLLSLLVGMIAGGGAIVFFVACQMVSHSALDRVAGYRPHVPLGEPPLLKETEQVFRPWLLLMVPTLGGVLSGLLVYSLAPEAEGHGTDAAIEAYHNRQGQIRPRVPLVKIVASALTLGTGGSGGREGPIAQIGAGFGSFLGSVLRLRPAERRILMAAGMGAGVAAIFRAPLAGALFAAEVLYRSPDFESEVIIPAGLASVAAYSTFGMVFGWKPLFSLAPEVLAQLTFDNPLSLVPYSLLALFMIALAAFYVRSFYALTRFFKQLKIRPHIKPALGALASGALALALYYALARDQRVLAVLSFGYGALQDSLAMPPSGQSSVVYGLLLLVVALGKILTTGLTIGSGGSGGVFGPSMVIGGCGGGALGIALHWLWPELVPHPASFVIVGMAGFFAAAAKTPFSTLVMVSELTGNYNLLLPTLWVCALAFLLSDDRSIYSSQVASRSRSPAHQGDYVRDVLADFTVGQFVTLPQNVPVLSAADPLSVILDRFSRSPYHALPVTDSDAHLLGIVALEDIHLASRSPNIGPLVLAADLMRDDITPLRGDDRLDRALELFVENDQTDLPLVDGGTLPRVIGIVRRSDIATLYLRYVHGAAESTDYTV; from the coding sequence ATGGACCACGACGACACAAACCAGCGGCCCCCGTCGGCGCTGCGGTGGATGCCCGAACTTTGGGAATTCGGCCGCCGCCGGGTCCGCTCGCAAGGGCGGCTGATGCTGCTGTCGCTGTTGGTGGGCATGATCGCCGGCGGAGGGGCGATCGTGTTTTTCGTCGCCTGCCAGATGGTGTCGCACTCCGCGCTCGACCGCGTGGCCGGCTATCGGCCGCATGTGCCGCTGGGCGAACCGCCCCTGCTCAAGGAAACCGAGCAAGTTTTTCGGCCCTGGCTGTTGCTGATGGTGCCCACCCTGGGAGGCGTGCTCAGCGGCTTGCTGGTCTACAGCCTGGCGCCCGAGGCCGAAGGGCACGGCACCGACGCCGCCATCGAAGCCTATCACAACCGCCAGGGTCAGATTCGGCCGCGCGTGCCGCTGGTGAAAATCGTGGCCAGTGCCCTGACGTTGGGCACCGGCGGATCGGGCGGGCGAGAGGGGCCGATCGCCCAGATCGGCGCCGGTTTTGGTTCCTTCCTGGGCAGCGTGCTGCGTCTGCGGCCGGCGGAGCGCCGCATCTTGATGGCCGCCGGCATGGGAGCGGGCGTGGCCGCCATCTTTCGCGCCCCGCTGGCCGGCGCGCTGTTCGCCGCCGAGGTGTTGTATCGCTCGCCCGATTTCGAATCGGAGGTGATCATCCCGGCCGGGCTGGCCAGCGTCGCCGCCTATTCGACGTTCGGCATGGTGTTCGGCTGGAAACCGCTCTTCTCGCTGGCGCCCGAGGTGCTGGCCCAGCTCACCTTCGACAATCCGCTCTCGCTGGTGCCTTACTCGCTCTTGGCGCTGTTCATGATCGCGCTGGCCGCCTTTTATGTGCGGTCGTTTTACGCCCTGACGAGATTCTTCAAGCAATTGAAGATCCGGCCGCACATCAAGCCGGCCCTGGGCGCGCTGGCCAGCGGCGCGCTGGCGCTGGCGCTTTATTACGCGCTCGCACGCGACCAGCGCGTGCTGGCGGTGCTCTCGTTCGGCTACGGCGCCCTGCAAGACTCCCTGGCCATGCCGCCCTCCGGCCAGTCGAGCGTCGTCTACGGCTTGCTGCTGCTGGTCGTGGCCCTGGGCAAAATCCTCACCACCGGGCTGACCATCGGCAGCGGCGGATCGGGCGGCGTGTTCGGGCCGTCGATGGTCATCGGAGGATGCGGAGGCGGCGCGTTGGGAATCGCCTTGCACTGGCTGTGGCCCGAACTGGTGCCGCACCCGGCCAGCTTCGTGATCGTGGGCATGGCGGGCTTTTTCGCCGCCGCCGCCAAGACGCCCTTTTCGACGTTGGTGATGGTCAGCGAACTGACCGGCAACTATAACCTCCTCTTGCCGACGCTCTGGGTGTGCGCCCTCGCCTTCCTGCTCAGTGACGACCGCTCGATCTACAGCTCGCAGGTGGCCAGCCGCTCGCGGTCGCCGGCCCATCAAGGCGACTACGTGCGCGACGTGCTGGCCGATTTCACGGTCGGCCAGTTCGTCACCCTGCCACAGAACGTCCCCGTGCTGAGCGCCGCCGATCCGTTGAGCGTCATCCTCGACCGCTTCAGCCGCTCTCCTTATCATGCGTTGCCGGTCACCGACTCCGACGCTCATCTGCTGGGCATTGTGGCGTTGGAAGACATTCACCTCGCTTCACGCTCGCCGAACATCGGGCCGCTGGTGTTGGCCGCCGACCTGATGCGCGACGACATCACCCCCTTGCGCGGCGACGACCGGCTCGACCGTGCCCTGGAGTTGTTCGTCGAAAACGACCAGACCGATCTACCGCTGGTCGACGGAGGCACGTTGCCGCGGGTGATCGGCATCGTGCGGCGGTCGGACATTGCCACCTTGTATTTGCGGTACGTGCATGGGGCGGCGGAGAGCACGGATTATAC